Genomic DNA from Peribacillus sp. FSL H8-0477:
TAATCTGAATGTTCCTTTTTAGTAACAAGCTGAAAAACACCCGCAAGCTCCACTAATTGAATGCCTCTTGATTCTTGCAGATATTCTTCCTGTAATTCAGTAATAATGTCTTCTGTTGCTGACTCAGTTAATTCTAGTACTGAGGCCATTTGCTTTAATGCTAAGCCTTCATCTCCGGCTGCAAAAAGCATAGCTTCTAAAACGCCTTTCCAATTACCCAACTGCTCCTACACCTTCCTTAGCTGCAACAAAGATCTCTGAAAAGTTATTATCTTGTTCAACCTGAATTTGATTTAGTTTCATTAATTCTAATACCGCCAAAAAGGTAATAACAATATGTTCCTTTTGAGGTTCTGGGAAAAGAGAAAAGAAGCTTGTCCTTCCACTTAAGGAACGTAGACTGGTTAATATTTCACCCATTCTCTTATCTATAGAAATTTCTTGTCTAGTCACCTTGGTATGTAAAGGCTTCTGTAATTTCTGCCGGCGAAGTAATTTCTGAAGAGCGCCCAGCATATCATACAAGCTGATATTCAGCTCTGGCTTAACGGTTTCCGCTTCCTTAGAGAATTCCGAAAAATCACTCGGTGGTTTTGAGAAAAATAAACTCCGCTCTTCTTCTAACGTTTTAAACTCCACCGCAGCCTGCTTATATTTTTTGTATTCGAGAAGCTTTTCAACGAGCTCCTCACGAGGATCCTCTTCCAGCTCCATGCCGTCTTCATCATAAGCTGTCTCGTCCTCATGTTTAGGCAGCAGCTGCTTACTCTTAATAGCCAGTAAGGTAGCCGCCATTACTAAATATTCACTTGCGATATCTAGTTCCAAGCTCTTCATCGTATGGATATACCCGAGGTATTGTTCGGTAATTTCAGCCATCGGTATATCATAAATATCAATCTCCAGCCGATTAATTAAATGCAGAAGCAAATCCATCGGTCCTTCGAATGCATCAATTTTTATATTATAACCCACTATAAAACCCCACTATAAATCATGATTGTCTTGTTTGTTCATTGAGTTCCATCCCTTAGTATAGAGGATTGCCTTGTTTTATCCAATAACAATCTTCGTTTTCAGCTATTGAAAAATTTCCTAGCCCGTCTTTTATAAAATACAGGCCGGAGCCCATACATAATTTTCTCCACTGCATATTTTAAAAAGGTAAGCAGTAAGAAGTTAAAGGAGGTACTTACATGGGAGAAGGCGGATTCGGTTTCGGAGGCGGCTTTGCATTAATCGTAGTACTGTTCATTTTGTTAGTCATCATAGGTGCATCCTGGTTATAAACTA
This window encodes:
- a CDS encoding segregation/condensation protein A, with the protein product MGYNIKIDAFEGPMDLLLHLINRLEIDIYDIPMAEITEQYLGYIHTMKSLELDIASEYLVMAATLLAIKSKQLLPKHEDETAYDEDGMELEEDPREELVEKLLEYKKYKQAAVEFKTLEEERSLFFSKPPSDFSEFSKEAETVKPELNISLYDMLGALQKLLRRQKLQKPLHTKVTRQEISIDKRMGEILTSLRSLSGRTSFFSLFPEPQKEHIVITFLAVLELMKLNQIQVEQDNNFSEIFVAAKEGVGAVG
- a CDS encoding YjcZ family sporulation protein encodes the protein MGEGGFGFGGGFALIVVLFILLVIIGASWL